The sequence CTCATCGCGGGCTGGGCGCTGCTGCGCGCCCGTGCGCGGAGGCGCGCGTGATCGCCGCGCCGCGCGTCGTGGCCGTGGTGGTCGCCTGGAACCGCCGTGACCTCGTGGTCGAGACCCTGGCTGCGCTCCGGGCGCAGACCGTCCCGCTGCACGACGTCGTCGTCATCGACAACGCGTCCACGGACGACTCGGCGGAGGTGATCCGCGCCCGGTTCCCCGAGGTCGCCCTCACCTCGCTGCCGACCAACACCGGCGGTGCCGGTGGGTTCACCGCGGGCATCGAGCGCGCGCTCACCGTGCACGACGCCGAGCTCGTCTGGCTGATGGACGACGACACGGTCCCGGACCCGACGGCGCTCGAGGAGCTGCTGCGAGCCCGCGCCGCCGCGCCGCGCGGCACCGTCGTGCTCGCGTCCGCGGTCCGCTGGACGGACGGGCGCCCGCATCCCATGAACACGCCGCGCACGCGCCCGTCGGCCTCCCGCGCGAGCGTCGCCCGCGCCGCGCGCCACGGCTGCACCCCGGTGCGCACGGCGTCCTTCGTGTCGATGATGATCGAGGTCGACGCGATCCGCGCGCACGGCCTGCCGATGGCCGACTACTTCCTGTGGAACGACGACTTCGAGTACTCCGCGCGCCTGCTGCGCCGGGGTCGGGGCTACCTCGTGCACGGCAGCACCGTCGAGCACCGCACGCGCACGTTCGGCTCGACGGACGTGGATCCGGGCGCGCGCTTCGTCTTCGAGGTGCGCAACAAGATCTGGATGCTGCTGCGCTCGCGCGCCCTCTCCCCGGTGGAGCGCGTGCTCTATGCCGGCGCCGCCCTCCTGGGCTGGACGCGCACGCTGGCCCGGTCGGCCGACCGGCCGCTCCTCCTGCGCGGTCTGCGCGACGGGATCCGCGAGGGTCTCGGCGGCCGTCCGCGTCCCGCGCACGCGGTGCTCGACGGGCTCGACGGCATCACCGAGGGCGTCCGCCGGATCGACGCCGCCGCCGGCCGCTGACGCGCCGCCGGGCGGCGTCGACCACGGCCGCGGCGCTCGCCTCAGTCGCGGCGGTAGGGGAGCTCGGACGAGGCGGTCTCCACCCCGGGTGAGGCATCGGGGCCGGCCGGGCGTCCGACGTGGGACGCGACCAGGTAGAGCGGTCGGTTCTGCACCTCCGCGTACACCCGCCCGAGGTAGCTCCCGAGCACGCTGAGCATGATGATCTGCACGCCGCCCACGAACAGGATGGCGATGACCGTGAACGTCCACCCGGGCACGACGCTCGACGGGTCGATGGCGCGGCTGACGAGCACGTACACGACGGCCAGCGCGCTGAGCGCCGACACGACGAGGCCGACGAGCTGGATGAGCTTCAGCGGGAAGGTCGAGAAGCCGAGGATGCCGTCGGCCGCGAACTTGATCATCTTCCGCAGCGGGTAGCCCGTGACGCCCGCGTGCCGCTCGTCCCGGTCGAACTGGACGTTCGTCTGCCGGAAGCCGACGTAGGAGACCATGCCGCGCAGGAAGCGGTTGCGCTCCGGGAAGCGCTTCACAGCGTCGATGACCTTGCGGTCGATCAGCCGGAAGTCCCCGGTGTCGCGGGGGATGTCGATCTCGGCCACGAGGGCCAGGGTGCGGTAGAACGCGCCGGCCGTCGCCTTCTTGAAGAACGTGTCCTTGCGGGTCCGGCGCTGGGCGTAGACGACGTTGAAGCCCTCCTGCCAGCGGCGGATGAGCTCGACCGCGACCCGGGGCGGGTCCTGCAGGTCGGTGTCCATGATGACGGCCGCGTCGCCCGAGGCGTGGTCGATGCCCGCCGTGACCGCGATCTGGTGGCCGAAGTTGCGCGAGAAGTCGATGACCTGCACGCGGTCGTCGGAGGCCGCGAGGGCGTGGAGGTGCTCGAGGGAGCGATCCGCGGACCCGTCGTTCACGTACACGAACTCGAACCGCATCCCGAGGTCGGCCTCCTCCAGCGCCTCGGTCAGCGTGCGGGAGAACAGCTCGATGCTGCCCTCCTCGTTGTACACGGGGAGGATGAAGCTCACCAGGGGCGCGGGCGTGGGGAGGCGTTCTTCGGTCACGTGTCGGTATCCCTCGTCGGTGCGTGTCGGGGTCGGATCCTGGTCGGCGACCGGCCGGGCGGTCGGCTCAGCCTATGTCGATGCGGTAGAGGACGGCGGCAGCCCCGGTGGCCGGGTCGTGGACGACCCGCTCGACCTCCTCGAGGCCGGGGACCGAGGCGGGATCCGGCGCGGCCGCGCAGTCGGAGAGCGCGAGGTACCAGCGGATGCCGGCACGCTCCGTCGCCTCCGCGTCCACGCGGCCGGCGGCCAGCGCCGTCCGGGCGTCGTCGACGGCGTCGCGGTCGGCGGGCCATGCCATGCCCAGGTTGTAGTGCGCGACCGAGCGCCCGGAGTCGATCTTGACGATCTGCGGATCGAGGCACGGCCCCGTGACGATGGAGCCCTCCGTGGCCCCTGCGGTGACGTCGGCGATCGCGCGGTCCAGCGGCTCGGCGAAGGTGATCTGCCCGAGCTGCCGCCCGGCCGAGAAGAAGCGGCCCCAGTCGAGCGCGCTCGTGGCGCCGATCACGACGACGAGGACGGTGGCCGCCGCGACGAGCGTGCGGGTCCGTCGGGGAGCGAGCGGGGACGCGTCCACGGCGGCGTCCGCGTCCGCGTCCGCGGCGGCGTCCGTCCGACCGCGGAGGGTGCGCACCGCCACGTCGAGCAGCACGGGGACGATCGTCACCGCGATGAGCAGGAACGAGTCGATCCACAACCGGTACGGCTCCTGGTTCGCGCGCCACAGGTCGTTGGTGGACGTGATCGCCCAGGCGAGCATGGCCCCGCCGGCGTACGCGGTCCACACGGTGCGCCGCGCGCGGATGCCCGCCACGAGGATCAGCACGAGCGGCACGATGAGCGCGGCTCCGGCGATGGGCCCGAGCGGCAGGTCGACACCGAGGTCCTTGCTCGACGCGACGCGGTAGGAGAGGAACGGGTCGCCCGCCGCCGACGCCAGGACGGTCGTGACGATCTGCGGGAGCGTCGCGGCGAGGGCGGCGCCCATCGGGATCAGCGCGAGGCCGCGCGTCCGCCCGATGGTGGCGAGGAGCCCCGGCACGGTGGGGAGGAGCCCGACCACGAACGCGGGGAGCGGCCCGACGGCGCCCGCGACGACGACGGCGAGCGCGAGCGACGCGGGCACCAGGGCCGCGGAGAGCACGAGGAGCCGGCGGCGCGGGCGCTCGATCACGGCGTACGCCGCCACGACGTAGAAGGAGAGGAACACGGTGGCGAGGAACGAGTAGACGTGGACGTTCAGCAACCCGCCGACGACGACCGCGACGGCGGTCATCGCGACGAGGCGCGCCCGGCGCGAGGAGCCCCGGAGGAAGGGCACGAGGGCCCCGAGGAACGCGATGCCCGCGACGGAGAGCGCCGCGGCCTCGCCGTTGAGGGTGAAGAGGACCCCGAACGGCCCCCACATCACGGCGTGCGAGCTCATCTGCCAGTACCACTGGCCGGGGCCCTGCGTCCACGCGAAGGTCCCGAGGAGGAGGGGCGCGAAGCCGAGGACGCCGGTCCACGCGCGGCCGGTCACGCGGATGCACGCGATGCCGATGGCCGCGACGAGGCCCGCCTGCAGCGCTGTCCCGACGATGTTCCAGGACTCGACGGGGCCGAGGCCGGTGACGTGGCCGAAGGCGCCGAGGACCACGTAGTAGAGGTGCGGGTACGTGTTGCGGCCGGTCTCGGTGAAGGGCTCCACGGAGGCGAAGTCCCCGCGGGCGAAGTTCACGACCATGGAGAGGTACGACAGCTGGTCGTAGACGAAGTAGTCGCGGAACGAGGTCACGACGCTGCCCGTGCGGTGCACCAGCATGCCCACCTGGGTGACGAGGAAGAGGAGGACGGCGACCGCGACGGCGAGGACCGATGTCAGGCGTCCTGCGGGCTTCCTCCGGTCGATCCGGACGGGGGAGGCGGGGGTGGGCACGGGGGTCGATGCTAGCAGCCGGCCCCTCCGGGACCCGGGCCGGCCGACGGGCCGTGCGGGCTCCCGCGCCCCCTCCTCCGACCGGCCGGGCGCCCTCCACGTGCTCCCTCCCGCCCCCGGCTACACTGGGCCGCTCGACCCCCGTCGCCCAGGCGGCCGGGTCCGCCCATCCATCGGACGTGACGCTGCCACCGCAGCAGAGGGGACGCGCATGCCCACCGAGGCCTTCTCGCTCCTCCTCCCCGTCTACCGCGGCGACCGCCCCGAGTTCCTGCGCCGGGCGTTCCGCAGCAGCGTCGACGACCAGACGCTCCGGCCCGACGAGGTCGTCGTCGTCCGCGACGGCCCGGTGTCCGCGGAGCTCGCCCGCACCATGGCGGAGCTCGCGGAGGCGTCTCCCGTCCCGGTGGTCACCGTGGAGCTCGAGCGCAACATGGGCCTCGCCCACGCGCTGGAGCGCGGCCTCGACGCGTGCGCGCACGACGTGGTGGCGCGCATGGACGCCGACGACATCAGCCTCCCCGAGCGCTTCGCCCGCCAGCTCGCGCTCATCTCCGGCGGCCTCGACCTCGTGGGCACCGGCATGTACGAGTTCGCGGACGAGGTCGGCACCATCGGCGGGCGCCGCACCCCGCCCGTCGGCGCGGACGCCATCTCCCGGTACGCCCGCTTCCACGACCCCTTCAACCACCCCACCGTGGTCTACCGCCGCGCCGCCGTCCGGCGCGCGGGCGGGTACCTGCCGCTCGGGCTCATGGAGGACTACTACCTCTTCGCCCGCATGATCCAGTCGGGCGCCCGGGTGGAGAACCTCCCGGACCCGCTCGTCATGTACCGCGTGAGCGCGGGCGCCTACGCGCGCCGCGGCGGCGTCGCGCAGCTCGTCGCGGAGCTCCGCCTGCAGCGCGAGTTCCGCCGCCGCCGCTTCACCTCGGTGGCGCAGGCGCTCCGCAACGTGCTGGTCCGCGGCAGCTACCGGCTCATCCCCGAGGCCGTGCGCCGCGGGCTCTACCGTCGTCTGATCACGCGCGACCGGACCGTCCCGCAGGCCCGCGCCTGATCCCCCGTTACCCTTGACCAGTCCCGTCGAGCGCCCGCCGGGCGCCACCCCAGCAAAGGAATGTGCCATGAGCCCTGATCTCGTAGTGGTCGGGTCCGGTTTCTTCGGACTCACGATCGCGGAGCGCGTCGCCGAGGAGCTGGGCCTGAAGGTCCTCGTCATCGACCGCCGCGACCACATCGGCGGCAACGCGTACAGCGAGAAGGACCCGGAGACCGGCATCGAGGTGCACCGCTACGGCGCACACCTGTTCCACACCTCCAACGAGACGGTGTGGGAGTACGTCAACCGCTTCACGGACTTCACGCCCTACGTGCACCGCGTCTACACGGAGCACCAGGGCGAGGTCTTCCCGCTGCCGATCAACCTCGGCACCATCAACCAGTTCTTCCGCTCGGCGCACGGCCCGCAGGCCGCCCGCGAGCTCATCGCCGAGCAGGCGTCCGAGCTCGACGCCGGCGAGGCGCGGAACCTCGAGGAGAAGGGCATCTCCCTCATCGGGCGCCCGCTCTACGAGGCCTTCATCCGCGACTACACCGCCAAGCAGTGGCAGACGGATCCCACGGACCTCCCCGCCGAGGTCATCAGCCGCCTCCCCGTGCGCTACACGTACGACAACCGCTACTTCAACGACACCCACGAGGGCCTGCCCGTCGAGGGCTACACCGCGTGGCTCGAGCGCATGGCGGACCACCCGAACATCGAGGTGCGCCTGGAGACCGACTTCTTCGACGAGACGCAGGAGGTCAACCGGGCGTCCGTCGTGGGCAAGGTCCCCGTGGTCTACACGGGCGCCATCGACCGCTACTTCGACTACTCGGAGGGTGCGCTGTCGTGGCGCACGCTCGACTTCGAGCGCGAGGTGCTCCCGGTCGGCGACTTCCAGGGCACGCCCGTCATGAACTACGCCGACTCCGACGTGCCGTTCACGCGCATCCACGAGTTCCGGCACTTCCACCCGGAGCGCGACGCCCCGGCGGACAAGACGGTCATCATGCGCGAGTACTCGCGCTTCGCGGAGGGCGACGACGAGCCGTACTACCCGGTCAACACCGCGGCCGACCGCGAGGGGCTGCTCAAGTACCGCGAGCTCGCCAAGCAGGAGGAGGGCGTCTTCTTCGGCGGCCGCCTCGGCACGTACCAGTACCTCGACATGCACATGGCCATCGGCGCCGCGCTCTCTATGTACGAGAACAAGCTGAAGCCCGTCCTCGTGAAGGACGCCTCCTGATGGCCGCGGCCGGCGCGGGCGCTCCCGCGGGGCTCGACCTCATCCAGCGCGTCATCCTCCCGTCCGAGCACGATCCGGACATCGTCCCGCTCTACGTGGACGCCGACTACTGGACGAGCATCCCCGTCGCGCCCGAGAAGCGCCGGCGCTCGCCGCTGCGCGTGGTCGACTCGGACACGCACAACGCGGTCGTCCGCCTGAGCGACATGGGCATCATCAGCGCCATCAAGGGCGACCGCGGCTTCCAGGTGCCCCACCGCCGCAAGGTGTCGTTCGGCACCTACTTCAACGCGTTCCCCGCCTCCTACTGGCGCTCGAGCACCACGCTCGACGGCGTCGTGCTCGAGGTCGAGACCCAGGGCGAGGGCCAGGTCATCGTCTACCGCTCGAACGCGCGCGGCGTGATCCAGAAGGTCGACGGCGCGGCCGTCACCGGATCCACCACCTCCCGCTTCGAGCTCCCGTTCACGTACTTCGCGGACGGCGGCTGGTACTGGTTCGACCTGATGGGCGAGGAGTCCGACTTCGAGCTCGTCCAGGCCGGCTGGTACGCCCCCGCGGGATCCGCCCCCACCGCGGGTGCGGCGGGCTCCGTGAGCATCGCCATCACCACGCTCAACCGGGCCGAGTACTGCGTGAAGCTGCTCACCGACATCGGCGAGAAGCCCGACGTGGCCGCGCTGCTCGACCACGTCTACGTCACCGACCAGGGCACGCAGAAGGTCGCCGACCAGCCCGCCTTCCCGCGGGCCCAGGAGCTCCTCGGCGAGAAGCTCCGCGTCATCCACCAGGCCAACCTCGGCGGATCCGGCGGCTTCTCGCGCGGCATGTACGAGACGCTGAAGGAGGGCGCCAGCGACTACGTCCTCGTCATGGACGACGACATCACGCTCGAGCCGGAGAGCATCCGACGCGCGGTCAAGTTCGCGGACTACTCGCGCACGCCCACCATCGTCGGCGGCCACATGTTCGACATGTACGACAAGAGCAAGCTCCACGCGTACGCCGAGGGCTTCGACATGTGGAACTTCATGTGGGGTCCCGTCACGCCCACGCGCCACGACTTCAGCGCGTCGAACCTCCGCCAGACCCGGTGGATGCACCGCCGCGTCGACGCCGAGTACAACGGCTGGTGGATGTGCCTCATCCCCGTCTCCACGATCAAGCAGGTCGGCCTGTCGCTCCCCGTCTTCATCAAGTGGGACGACGCCGAGTACGCCCTCCGCGCGAAGGAGGTCGGCGTGCCGACCGTGACCCTGCCGGGTGCGGCCGTGTGGCACGTCTCGTGGGTCGACAAGGACGACTCGCAGGACTGGCAGGCGTTCTTCCACGCGCGCAACCGCCTCATCGCGGCCCTCCTGCACTCGCCCTACGAGCGCGGCGGGCGGTTCCTCACGGCGAACCTCGCCACCGACGTGCGGCACCTCGTCTCGATGCAGTACTTCGCGCTCGCGGCGCGGCACGAGGCGTACCGGAACATCCTCCGCGGCCCGCGCGGCCTGCACGAGGACATGGTCACCCGCCTGGCGCGCACCCGCGAGCTGGCGAAGCGCTTCTCGGACGGCCAGCCCATCAAGGACCGCGCCGCCCTCCCCGAGATCGTCGCGCCCGACAAGCCGCAGCGTCGTCGCGGGGGAGGCGCGCCCGCCGGCATCGCCCGCATCGTCTGGCTCGCCCGCACGGTGGTCCGGCACGCCCTCTCGCCCATCAGCCAGGCCGCGAGCCGCGGCCCGGAGGCGCACCTCGCGTTCGAGGACGCCCGCTGGTGGGTCGTGCCGTCGTTCGACAGCGTGCTCGTGTCGAACGCTGAGGGATCGGCCGCGCTCCTGCACCGCCGCGACCCCGCCATGTTCCGTCGCATGCTGTGGACGAGCATCGTGCTGCGCTGGCGGATCCTCGCGCGCTGGCCGCAGCTGAAGGCCGCGTACCGCGCGT is a genomic window of Clavibacter capsici containing:
- a CDS encoding glycosyltransferase, whose product is MIAAPRVVAVVVAWNRRDLVVETLAALRAQTVPLHDVVVIDNASTDDSAEVIRARFPEVALTSLPTNTGGAGGFTAGIERALTVHDAELVWLMDDDTVPDPTALEELLRARAAAPRGTVVLASAVRWTDGRPHPMNTPRTRPSASRASVARAARHGCTPVRTASFVSMMIEVDAIRAHGLPMADYFLWNDDFEYSARLLRRGRGYLVHGSTVEHRTRTFGSTDVDPGARFVFEVRNKIWMLLRSRALSPVERVLYAGAALLGWTRTLARSADRPLLLRGLRDGIREGLGGRPRPAHAVLDGLDGITEGVRRIDAAAGR
- a CDS encoding glycosyltransferase family 2 protein — its product is MTEERLPTPAPLVSFILPVYNEEGSIELFSRTLTEALEEADLGMRFEFVYVNDGSADRSLEHLHALAASDDRVQVIDFSRNFGHQIAVTAGIDHASGDAAVIMDTDLQDPPRVAVELIRRWQEGFNVVYAQRRTRKDTFFKKATAGAFYRTLALVAEIDIPRDTGDFRLIDRKVIDAVKRFPERNRFLRGMVSYVGFRQTNVQFDRDERHAGVTGYPLRKMIKFAADGILGFSTFPLKLIQLVGLVVSALSALAVVYVLVSRAIDPSSVVPGWTFTVIAILFVGGVQIIMLSVLGSYLGRVYAEVQNRPLYLVASHVGRPAGPDASPGVETASSELPYRRD
- a CDS encoding glycosyltransferase — encoded protein: MPTEAFSLLLPVYRGDRPEFLRRAFRSSVDDQTLRPDEVVVVRDGPVSAELARTMAELAEASPVPVVTVELERNMGLAHALERGLDACAHDVVARMDADDISLPERFARQLALISGGLDLVGTGMYEFADEVGTIGGRRTPPVGADAISRYARFHDPFNHPTVVYRRAAVRRAGGYLPLGLMEDYYLFARMIQSGARVENLPDPLVMYRVSAGAYARRGGVAQLVAELRLQREFRRRRFTSVAQALRNVLVRGSYRLIPEAVRRGLYRRLITRDRTVPQARA
- the glf gene encoding UDP-galactopyranose mutase, producing MSPDLVVVGSGFFGLTIAERVAEELGLKVLVIDRRDHIGGNAYSEKDPETGIEVHRYGAHLFHTSNETVWEYVNRFTDFTPYVHRVYTEHQGEVFPLPINLGTINQFFRSAHGPQAARELIAEQASELDAGEARNLEEKGISLIGRPLYEAFIRDYTAKQWQTDPTDLPAEVISRLPVRYTYDNRYFNDTHEGLPVEGYTAWLERMADHPNIEVRLETDFFDETQEVNRASVVGKVPVVYTGAIDRYFDYSEGALSWRTLDFEREVLPVGDFQGTPVMNYADSDVPFTRIHEFRHFHPERDAPADKTVIMREYSRFAEGDDEPYYPVNTAADREGLLKYRELAKQEEGVFFGGRLGTYQYLDMHMAIGAALSMYENKLKPVLVKDAS
- a CDS encoding glycosyltransferase — its product is MAAAGAGAPAGLDLIQRVILPSEHDPDIVPLYVDADYWTSIPVAPEKRRRSPLRVVDSDTHNAVVRLSDMGIISAIKGDRGFQVPHRRKVSFGTYFNAFPASYWRSSTTLDGVVLEVETQGEGQVIVYRSNARGVIQKVDGAAVTGSTTSRFELPFTYFADGGWYWFDLMGEESDFELVQAGWYAPAGSAPTAGAAGSVSIAITTLNRAEYCVKLLTDIGEKPDVAALLDHVYVTDQGTQKVADQPAFPRAQELLGEKLRVIHQANLGGSGGFSRGMYETLKEGASDYVLVMDDDITLEPESIRRAVKFADYSRTPTIVGGHMFDMYDKSKLHAYAEGFDMWNFMWGPVTPTRHDFSASNLRQTRWMHRRVDAEYNGWWMCLIPVSTIKQVGLSLPVFIKWDDAEYALRAKEVGVPTVTLPGAAVWHVSWVDKDDSQDWQAFFHARNRLIAALLHSPYERGGRFLTANLATDVRHLVSMQYFALAARHEAYRNILRGPRGLHEDMVTRLARTRELAKRFSDGQPIKDRAALPEIVAPDKPQRRRGGGAPAGIARIVWLARTVVRHALSPISQAASRGPEAHLAFEDARWWVVPSFDSVLVSNAEGSAALLHRRDPAMFRRMLWTSIVLRWRILARWPQLKAAYRASLPTITSPETWARTFGVDQPPAGRTKR